A region of Nostoc sp. KVJ3 DNA encodes the following proteins:
- a CDS encoding IS4 family transposase, which produces MVEDEVIAEQLERLLTPAITNQENYYRKLGLRERILNLPLMMAAVLTLLWRDVAGVRELTRMLARDGFLWCNPTKVSQQAVSQRFLTFPSELFEKVFKDLLPSLRAAWHSRNKRPLPESIQFTLLKFEKIWIVDGSTLEALFRKIQSLEEAQRGQLAGKMSTVIDLMTRLPVEIWFEENPKASDTKLEENILNLVRAGTLLLLDRGFYHFNFWHQLIENKVDFITRIKKGAAIKVEQVLTDSYGLRDRKIRLGSGTKKTPFITLRLIEVRSGKTWHSYLTSVLDPHVLPPYVVADLYRRRWRIEDAFNIVKRLLGLSYLWTGSINGIKLQIWATWLFYAVLVDLGDAVADELSLPFDEISLEMIYRGLYHFTMAHQKGNTTDTIKYFADPQNRDLGIIKQKRKPNVKLIVAPFPDLQRGSDQFFFSDSLKAS; this is translated from the coding sequence ATGGTGGAAGACGAAGTAATTGCAGAGCAACTGGAAAGATTACTGACACCAGCGATTACAAATCAAGAAAATTACTACCGAAAACTAGGACTCAGGGAACGGATACTGAATTTACCATTGATGATGGCTGCGGTGCTGACCTTGTTATGGAGAGATGTAGCAGGAGTCAGGGAACTGACAAGAATGTTAGCCAGAGACGGTTTTCTGTGGTGTAATCCCACAAAAGTTAGTCAACAAGCAGTATCACAGAGATTTTTGACATTTCCATCAGAATTATTTGAAAAAGTATTTAAAGATTTATTGCCTAGTTTGAGAGCGGCTTGGCATAGTAGAAATAAACGTCCATTACCAGAAAGTATTCAGTTTACATTATTAAAATTCGAGAAAATTTGGATAGTAGACGGGTCAACACTGGAGGCATTGTTTAGGAAAATACAAAGTTTAGAGGAAGCTCAAAGAGGACAATTAGCAGGAAAGATGAGTACAGTCATTGATTTAATGACCAGATTACCTGTAGAAATTTGGTTTGAAGAAAATCCTAAAGCTTCTGATACTAAACTAGAAGAAAATATCCTAAATTTAGTTAGAGCCGGAACTTTACTCTTATTAGATAGAGGTTTTTATCACTTTAACTTTTGGCATCAATTAATCGAGAATAAAGTTGACTTTATTACCAGAATAAAGAAAGGAGCAGCAATCAAAGTAGAACAGGTGTTGACAGATAGTTATGGACTGCGAGACCGGAAGATACGTCTCGGTTCTGGCACTAAAAAGACTCCGTTTATAACTTTACGTTTGATTGAAGTAAGGTCGGGAAAAACATGGCATTCTTATTTAACCAGCGTCCTAGACCCTCATGTTTTACCCCCTTATGTAGTAGCAGATTTATATCGGCGGCGTTGGCGAATTGAAGATGCTTTTAATATAGTCAAAAGACTCTTGGGGTTAAGTTATTTATGGACAGGTTCAATTAATGGAATTAAGTTACAAATTTGGGCGACGTGGTTATTTTATGCGGTTTTAGTAGATTTAGGTGATGCCGTAGCGGATGAACTCTCTCTACCCTTTGATGAAATCTCATTAGAAATGATTTATCGTGGTCTTTACCATTTTACAATGGCTCATCAAAAAGGTAACACAACAGATACTATTAAGTATTTTGCTGACCCTCAAAATCGAGATTTAGGTATTATCAAACAGAAGCGAAAACCAAACGTTAAGTTAATTGTCGCTCCTTTTCCTGATCTCCAACGAGGGTCTGACCAGTTTTTTTTCAGCGATTCTCTCAAAGCCTCTTGA
- a CDS encoding DEAD/DEAH box helicase — protein MLPAHIAENIRRQVLYYLQSTFDFRDRSVSRAFEQFLQDPERGLFKGPWVQLRRPFRLASQPYTPPFDLNVPFLPFRHQAVAWRRLSSKNRKPEPTLVTTGTGSGKTECFLYPLLDHCLRAKQARQPGIKAIVLYPMNALAADQERRFAKSIWDDPVLKKAGVRVGTYTGRYDPGDPTSQDSGTTSMGKDHGITNHEAQLENPPDILLTNYKMLDFLLLRPQDQQLWRFNQSDTLQYLVLDELHTYDGAQGADVACLIRRLKERLNISKGKLCVVGTSATMDDRDRSDRALGLTISVDAVETGGDRLARFASTLFEEEIPTEAVIVEDRLTVEEIVKPEEDLISLDLPTSEDCEPQADEDATAYAIRQAKVWGGPEFAEPTTGDVCDGLRLRATAIEHWSVSLGDWLKGTQLFKHLLELFDAAERSLEGPLTWTKLVERLAAKDFSFIAVPNLEDRKRIITAFFALVAHAKEIRSKGAFPLVPTQVQLWVRELARIGRVVEEQPIFGWLDEPSPEQTLLPAFQCNECGASGWIGLQNRQSDTAVNARGVQGFKLTNDISAIYRGWFGRNGSHDQRIVLIVPDSDGSINSGDLFGAWYLHPSSLVLRQGQGACPLTNDTRRLRVAFNQDVEKLANGSLHGVQACPCCGSRESIFIIGSRSATLSSVMVDELFGSMLNNDPKLLAFTDSVQDASHRAGFLSARTYNFTFRTALQGVINNAGVVGLPLTEVGKRLLEWWSQPGVGKPGTMKKAIAALLPPDLHDYQDYLNYRNNPKLTNPPSALASDIETRLTWQATSEFGVMLLRGRTMEASGSACIAWDWQKIDETVKQISDRIESVDTQLKKISEDNLRRWLLGILYRYRLRGALGHSYLEDLARKSYWGKAPFGHAILSREVHPPTLVTS, from the coding sequence ATGCTACCAGCCCATATTGCCGAAAACATCCGCCGCCAGGTGCTTTATTACCTGCAATCTACTTTTGATTTTCGCGATCGCTCTGTCAGCCGTGCCTTTGAACAATTCCTCCAAGACCCAGAACGAGGACTGTTTAAAGGCCCGTGGGTACAGTTGCGGCGACCTTTCCGGTTAGCATCTCAACCTTATACCCCTCCTTTTGACCTCAACGTTCCCTTCCTTCCCTTTCGCCATCAAGCTGTTGCCTGGAGACGTTTGAGTAGTAAAAACCGCAAGCCAGAACCCACCCTCGTCACTACTGGCACTGGTTCCGGTAAAACTGAGTGTTTCCTCTACCCCTTACTCGACCACTGTCTCCGAGCCAAACAAGCCAGACAGCCTGGAATTAAAGCAATTGTCCTCTACCCGATGAATGCCCTGGCTGCCGACCAAGAACGCCGCTTCGCCAAATCTATTTGGGACGACCCAGTACTGAAAAAAGCTGGTGTTCGTGTCGGTACTTATACCGGACGCTACGACCCTGGCGATCCCACCTCGCAAGACTCTGGCACAACCAGCATGGGCAAAGACCACGGCATTACCAACCACGAAGCCCAACTAGAAAACCCGCCTGATATCCTGCTGACTAACTACAAAATGCTGGATTTCTTGCTCTTACGACCGCAAGACCAGCAACTTTGGCGTTTCAACCAATCGGACACCCTGCAATATCTTGTCCTTGATGAACTGCATACTTACGATGGCGCTCAAGGTGCAGATGTCGCCTGTTTGATTCGCAGACTCAAAGAAAGGCTAAATATTTCCAAAGGTAAACTCTGCGTTGTGGGTACTAGTGCCACAATGGACGATCGCGACCGCAGCGATCGCGCTCTTGGTTTAACAATATCAGTGGATGCAGTCGAGACAGGAGGCGATCGCCTAGCTCGGTTTGCCAGTACTTTGTTTGAAGAAGAAATTCCCACAGAAGCCGTAATTGTCGAGGATAGGCTGACAGTTGAGGAAATTGTCAAACCAGAAGAAGACCTGATTTCCCTTGATTTACCAACTTCTGAAGACTGCGAACCACAAGCAGACGAAGATGCTACAGCCTACGCTATCCGCCAAGCAAAGGTTTGGGGCGGCCCAGAATTTGCTGAACCAACAACAGGCGATGTCTGTGACGGGCTACGCCTACGCGCTACTGCTATTGAGCATTGGTCAGTTTCTTTAGGAGATTGGTTAAAAGGTACGCAACTATTCAAGCACCTGCTGGAACTTTTTGATGCTGCTGAACGTTCTTTGGAAGGGCCGCTCACTTGGACAAAGTTAGTAGAAAGGCTAGCAGCCAAAGATTTTTCCTTCATTGCCGTCCCCAATTTAGAAGACCGGAAGCGGATTATTACCGCCTTCTTTGCCCTTGTTGCCCACGCCAAAGAAATTCGGAGCAAAGGAGCGTTTCCCTTAGTCCCGACTCAAGTACAGCTTTGGGTGCGAGAATTAGCTCGGATTGGTAGAGTTGTGGAAGAACAACCGATTTTTGGTTGGCTAGATGAACCTTCGCCAGAACAAACTTTACTTCCTGCCTTCCAGTGTAACGAGTGCGGTGCTTCTGGTTGGATTGGTCTGCAAAATCGCCAGTCTGATACCGCCGTTAATGCCAGAGGTGTTCAAGGTTTTAAGCTGACTAATGATATCAGTGCCATTTACCGGGGCTGGTTTGGTCGCAATGGCAGCCACGACCAACGCATTGTGCTAATTGTCCCAGATAGCGATGGCTCAATCAATTCAGGAGACTTGTTTGGAGCTTGGTATCTCCATCCTTCCAGTCTAGTCCTACGCCAAGGGCAGGGAGCTTGTCCTTTAACTAATGACACTCGCCGCTTGCGGGTTGCATTCAACCAAGATGTGGAAAAACTAGCAAATGGTTCCCTGCATGGAGTTCAGGCTTGCCCTTGCTGCGGTTCACGGGAGAGCATTTTTATTATTGGTTCGCGTTCCGCTACCCTTTCGAGCGTCATGGTGGATGAGTTATTTGGATCTATGCTCAACAACGATCCAAAACTTTTAGCTTTCACCGATAGCGTTCAGGATGCTTCCCATCGTGCCGGGTTTCTCTCAGCCCGGACTTATAATTTCACCTTTCGCACCGCTCTGCAAGGGGTAATTAATAATGCTGGTGTAGTAGGTTTGCCATTAACAGAAGTGGGAAAACGCTTATTGGAATGGTGGAGTCAACCTGGAGTTGGCAAACCAGGAACGATGAAAAAGGCGATCGCTGCTTTGTTGCCACCAGATTTACATGATTATCAAGATTACCTCAATTATCGCAATAATCCGAAACTAACAAATCCCCCAAGTGCCCTAGCATCTGATATCGAAACACGTTTAACTTGGCAAGCAACCAGTGAGTTTGGAGTCATGCTGCTGCGCGGACGCACGATGGAAGCGAGTGGTTCTGCCTGTATAGCTTGGGATTGGCAGAAAATAGATGAGACTGTGAAGCAAATTAGCGATCGCATCGAGTCTGTAGATACGCAACTGAAAAAGATTAGCGAAGATAACCTGCGTCGCTGGCTACTGGGAATCCTTTACCGTTATCGATTGCGCGGCGCATTGGGGCATTCTTACCTAGAAGACTTAGCCCGCAAAAGCTACTGGGGGAAAGCTCCCTTTGGACATGCAATTTTGAGCCGAGAAGTGCATCCCCCGACATTGGTGACAAGTTAA
- a CDS encoding BREX-1 system adenine-specific DNA-methyltransferase PglX — MFAKGYPSVVSQLQRKNQNYWTGKLRRPGYKSARCSLRRIAFLQGDVCRARFLQVKRAQDEFSKSKTQTWFVPKDRLEEFKKDEVERLNDGKPRIYPKGSFILHLSGLDRKLSASYYTPEVLTKCLVEETLRPLLQDYTPENADKILQLTVCEPAMGSGAFLNEAANQLAQKYLELKQKQLNQLIEPADFPDELRRVRHYITTRNLYGVDLNPTAVELGTLSLWLNSMHRAKLIHEDGREEWVRGATPWFGLRLRAGNSLIGARRAVWTKAQLLAEVHLKSGNEAVEPRQLQPGEQRGKNEVYHYLVFDPDMVPTAGDALVKQFHPQEVQQAEDWLRKEVKSKWTEVEVNLALAVSDLIDQHEQQYAKERLAALEKTACPGSVWPQPPATEFGPSLALQEEVKAKLESTSGSFQRLKLLMDSWCALFFWSMYEVEALPRREDYLEAAQILLARSGDLSIKAFRCNFDGANLLKATAQTDLDTDLLCAAVSWYRVSREVAEQEKFQHWELAFSEVLGCDASQSKGFDVILGNPPWLKVSWSDPALLCDFNAILGVREARSAEFNKERPQLLKDELNRRIYLDTQQSSLGTVAFLNCHRIYEALRGSQTNLYKNFIVRSWLLLSQKGFAGLIHQDCPGIYDDPKGGNLRRACYSRLVNRYHFKNEMQLFKDVGHEADFSLNVFRSSEAKVSFIQIVNLYNPITITASFSHKSPGDIISGVKTHDGKWEIRGHCDRIVEVTERTLKIFNTLLEDSSVQLLETRLSQVHTGQLVTVLERISQLPKLLPKLKGKYYPTDFFHESNSQDDGIITRQEHPSFQPNNPFEWVISGPHLYVGNPLNKTPRTKCLSKGAYDEVDLTKIPENYLPRAVYRPGDTNGSLNTFNAAILKLNNNEPVINSYRFANRIMANLSTERSLLSAIIPPRATHINAVSSITFENYLDLVAFASYCTSIITDYLIRASGRANIREADLRIIPKITDPHLTPIMHRGLRLNALTKHYADLWSSVALTEITQDNWAVENPMLDSFESPWYELDPQQWSWHSPLRSDYSRRQALLEIDVLVALALGLSLDELTTIYRVQFPVMRQYELGDEYDAKGQRLPSTNRKAPGGKEVREALKDWNGTSPLTVSWQINDGLETVTKTFYPPFTKVDREADYAQAYEVLQKRYGGGV, encoded by the coding sequence TTGTTTGCAAAAGGTTATCCGTCTGTTGTCTCTCAGCTACAACGAAAAAACCAAAACTACTGGACGGGTAAACTACGCAGACCTGGGTATAAATCAGCTAGGTGCAGTCTACGAAGGATTGCTTTCTTACAAGGGGATGTTTGCCGAGCAAGATTTCTCCAAGTAAAACGCGCTCAAGATGAATTTAGCAAGTCCAAAACCCAAACTTGGTTTGTCCCAAAAGACCGATTGGAGGAATTTAAGAAAGATGAGGTAGAACGCCTCAATGATGGCAAACCCCGGATTTATCCTAAAGGCTCATTTATTTTGCACCTGTCAGGATTGGATAGAAAGTTGAGTGCTTCTTATTACACACCGGAAGTGTTAACAAAATGCTTAGTTGAAGAAACTTTGCGACCATTGCTGCAAGACTATACTCCAGAAAATGCCGACAAAATTCTGCAATTAACAGTCTGTGAACCAGCAATGGGAAGCGGTGCTTTCTTGAATGAGGCAGCAAACCAACTGGCGCAAAAATACCTGGAATTGAAGCAGAAACAACTAAATCAATTGATTGAACCTGCGGATTTTCCTGATGAATTGCGTCGTGTTAGACACTACATCACTACCCGCAATCTTTACGGCGTAGACCTCAACCCCACGGCGGTAGAATTGGGCACGCTGTCCCTGTGGCTCAACTCCATGCACCGGGCAAAGTTGATTCATGAAGATGGGAGGGAAGAATGGGTAAGGGGAGCAACGCCTTGGTTTGGCTTACGACTGCGAGCGGGTAACAGTTTAATTGGCGCACGCCGCGCAGTCTGGACAAAGGCGCAATTGTTGGCAGAAGTGCATCTCAAAAGCGGTAACGAGGCGGTGGAACCCCGCCAACTCCAGCCTGGAGAACAGCGAGGCAAAAACGAAGTTTATCACTACCTAGTGTTTGACCCTGATATGGTTCCGACTGCTGGCGATGCTTTGGTCAAGCAGTTTCACCCCCAAGAAGTGCAGCAAGCTGAGGACTGGCTGAGAAAAGAGGTCAAAAGCAAATGGACAGAAGTAGAGGTAAACTTAGCCCTGGCTGTTAGCGATTTAATTGACCAACACGAACAGCAATATGCCAAGGAACGGTTAGCAGCATTAGAGAAAACAGCTTGTCCTGGTAGTGTGTGGCCTCAACCCCCAGCAACAGAATTCGGCCCAAGTTTGGCGTTACAGGAAGAGGTGAAGGCAAAACTAGAATCTACTTCTGGCAGTTTTCAACGGTTGAAATTGTTAATGGACTCTTGGTGTGCGTTATTTTTCTGGTCGATGTATGAAGTCGAGGCATTGCCAAGGCGAGAAGATTATTTAGAAGCAGCGCAGATATTGTTGGCGCGGTCAGGAGATTTAAGTATTAAAGCTTTTCGCTGCAATTTTGATGGAGCGAACTTGCTCAAAGCTACTGCACAGACTGATTTAGATACAGATTTGCTGTGTGCGGCGGTTTCTTGGTATCGTGTGAGTCGGGAAGTTGCAGAACAGGAGAAGTTTCAGCATTGGGAATTAGCGTTTTCTGAGGTGTTGGGGTGTGATGCGAGTCAGTCAAAAGGGTTTGATGTGATTTTAGGAAACCCGCCTTGGTTAAAAGTGTCTTGGTCTGATCCTGCTTTATTGTGTGATTTCAATGCAATTTTAGGAGTTAGGGAAGCTAGAAGTGCAGAGTTTAATAAAGAACGCCCTCAACTTTTAAAAGATGAGTTGAACAGAAGAATTTATTTAGATACTCAACAATCTAGTTTAGGAACGGTTGCATTTTTGAATTGTCATCGAATTTATGAAGCTTTGCGAGGAAGTCAGACGAATCTGTACAAAAACTTTATCGTGCGAAGCTGGTTACTACTATCTCAAAAAGGTTTTGCTGGGCTGATACATCAAGACTGTCCTGGTATTTATGACGATCCTAAAGGGGGAAATTTACGGCGTGCTTGTTACTCCCGTCTTGTCAATCGCTATCATTTTAAAAATGAAATGCAGCTATTTAAGGATGTAGGTCATGAAGCTGATTTTAGCCTTAATGTTTTTAGAAGTAGCGAGGCTAAAGTAAGCTTCATACAAATAGTTAACCTTTATAATCCAATTACTATCACAGCCAGTTTTAGCCATAAAAGTCCTGGAGATATAATTTCTGGAGTCAAGACACATGATGGAAAATGGGAAATAAGAGGACATTGTGACCGCATTGTTGAAGTTACAGAGAGAACTTTAAAAATATTCAATACTTTACTTGAAGACTCTTCAGTTCAACTTCTTGAAACTCGTCTATCACAAGTACATACCGGACAATTAGTTACAGTTCTCGAAAGAATTAGTCAGTTGCCAAAGTTGTTACCAAAATTAAAGGGAAAATATTACCCTACAGATTTTTTTCACGAATCAAATAGTCAAGATGATGGGATTATAACACGGCAAGAACATCCGAGCTTTCAACCAAATAATCCTTTTGAATGGGTTATTAGTGGGCCTCATTTATATGTTGGTAATCCCTTGAATAAAACTCCACGAACTAAGTGCTTATCAAAAGGAGCCTATGATGAAGTTGACCTTACAAAAATCCCGGAAAATTATCTACCAAGGGCAGTATATCGACCTGGAGATACTAACGGTAGTCTGAATACTTTTAATGCGGCTATTTTAAAATTGAATAATAATGAACCTGTAATCAACTCATACCGCTTTGCAAATAGAATAATGGCGAACCTCAGCACTGAACGTAGCTTATTAAGTGCTATTATCCCGCCAAGAGCCACCCATATAAATGCAGTTTCTAGCATTACGTTTGAAAATTATTTAGACCTAGTTGCATTTGCTTCTTACTGTACTTCAATTATCACTGATTATCTTATTCGTGCATCAGGTAGAGCCAACATTAGAGAAGCTGATTTACGAATTATCCCCAAAATCACAGACCCGCACCTTACCCCCATTATGCACCGAGGCTTACGCCTCAACGCCCTCACCAAACACTACGCCGACCTCTGGTCATCTGTCGCCCTCACCGAAATCACTCAAGACAATTGGGCAGTAGAAAACCCAATGCTAGACTCCTTCGAGTCTCCCTGGTACGAACTCGACCCGCAGCAGTGGTCATGGCATTCACCCCTCCGCAGCGACTACTCCCGCCGCCAAGCCCTCCTCGAAATTGATGTCTTGGTAGCCCTCGCCCTCGGTTTATCCCTCGACGAACTCACCACCATCTACCGCGTACAGTTCCCCGTGATGCGGCAATACGAACTCGGCGATGAATACGACGCAAAAGGTCAACGCCTCCCCAGCACTAACCGTAAAGCCCCTGGAGGAAAAGAAGTCCGTGAAGCCCTCAAAGACTGGAACGGCACTTCACCCCTGACTGTAAGTTGGCAAATCAACGATGGTTTAGAAACAGTCACCAAAACTTTCTATCCGCCTTTTACCAAAGTTGACCGCGAAGCCGATTATGCCCAAGCTTACGAAGTCTTGCAGAAACGCTATGGAGGCGGAGTTTAA
- a CDS encoding DEAD/DEAH box helicase, giving the protein MPNILPLAPGMRVLCRDAEWLVQRINASNDAGTQHAVQVVGIDELVRGYQAIFLTQLDQIESVDPLKTRLIADNSNGFRRSKLFLEAQLRQMPAAGEEADLEGLGAFDPMPFQIIAVKRSLEQLRPRLLLADAVGLGKTIQVGMILTELIRRGRANRILVLTKKSMLTQFQAELWNRFSIPLVRLDSQGIAKLRLQIPTNKNPFEVYHRVIISIDTLKDVGRYRHFLEDTRWDVVVIDEAHNVAGASIPENHQAHKLARLLSRRTDSMLLTTATPHNGKRETFGRLISLLDPSAIPDPRYREYDADDIRGFYLMRFKEDVRHQAGLQLTERFVVPLQETTAEATSAEETAYRILGELRQVIQSQKEEYSEWRNQRLIQYGLYKQFLSSPESCASTVSKRLKKLQAENPQSPEIPYLKGLETALRKLALTDSSRFQLLLKQLQEIGWNGQERCPRVLIFTEYIETQKALTAAIAQAFNLKHSDKFEDQPHQAIASISGAFPDVHLMAAVEAFGTKSSPVRMMIATDVASEGINLHHQCHHVIHYDLPWSIITLIQRNGRVDRIGQTETSILRYLMVETKNGLLKGDSAIFERLIGKVEEINRSTRSGESLLQLYDPQKEEEYIAQQGLLKADSTVLDKRVGQSATTSTEANDLELIISAGNLKDDDDLVALLLGGEEAGGRGSDVSSEKVDSVVANNNSRIRFYKDFDFLVAAYRLLQESNQEYLPLEIEGRMLTLTAPPDLKRRLGAPSQKNEIIFGGTAIPQEAWQEGDQFRLTDDVERVKLAITAARNTSGYWSKELLCSETHPIMQWLVERLLMQFARGEAPIITSRELEEGELAFCFIGQVPSIAGTPLVVDSHSIRIRPGGRCEMAPLQNTLAAAGFERLANTQTPARVTAAELLIPAAVEASLEHLRSLEKQRQEKVKPLLQQEEQRLQQWSQKRREIIDQHLAEIDPNSASAKRLQRERDEMDKYLKDRQQHWRDMHLLPGESPITRLVLVIEGVK; this is encoded by the coding sequence ATGCCCAATATTCTGCCCTTGGCTCCTGGAATGCGGGTTTTATGTCGTGATGCTGAATGGCTTGTACAGCGTATAAATGCCTCTAACGATGCAGGTACACAACATGCAGTGCAAGTAGTTGGAATTGATGAACTGGTTCGAGGATATCAGGCAATTTTCTTGACTCAGCTTGACCAAATTGAGTCAGTAGATCCACTTAAAACTAGATTAATTGCTGATAATTCAAATGGTTTCCGTCGCTCCAAACTGTTCCTGGAAGCGCAATTGCGGCAGATGCCTGCGGCGGGGGAAGAAGCCGATCTGGAGGGGTTAGGTGCGTTTGACCCTATGCCTTTTCAGATCATCGCAGTCAAGCGATCGCTGGAACAACTTCGACCTAGATTGCTACTGGCGGATGCGGTTGGATTGGGCAAGACTATACAGGTTGGCATGATCCTGACAGAGTTAATCCGTCGAGGACGGGCAAATCGGATTTTAGTTTTAACTAAAAAATCCATGCTGACACAGTTTCAAGCAGAACTTTGGAACCGTTTCAGTATTCCTCTAGTAAGGTTAGACTCTCAAGGCATTGCTAAATTAAGGTTACAGATTCCCACTAATAAGAACCCCTTTGAGGTTTATCATCGAGTCATCATCAGCATTGATACACTCAAGGATGTTGGACGCTATCGCCATTTCTTGGAAGATACTCGCTGGGATGTGGTGGTGATTGATGAAGCGCACAACGTTGCTGGAGCTAGTATTCCTGAGAATCATCAAGCCCATAAGTTAGCGCGGTTGCTGTCAAGGCGCACAGATAGTATGTTGCTGACGACAGCAACACCTCATAATGGCAAAAGAGAAACTTTTGGGCGTTTAATTTCCTTACTAGATCCATCAGCAATCCCTGACCCGCGTTATCGAGAGTATGATGCAGATGATATTCGTGGCTTCTACTTGATGCGCTTTAAAGAAGATGTGCGTCATCAAGCTGGGCTGCAACTTACTGAACGATTTGTTGTACCCCTTCAGGAAACCACGGCGGAGGCGACAAGTGCAGAAGAAACTGCATACAGGATTTTGGGCGAACTGCGACAAGTAATCCAGAGCCAAAAGGAGGAGTATTCAGAGTGGAGAAATCAGCGTTTAATTCAATATGGACTCTACAAACAGTTTCTTTCTAGCCCAGAATCTTGTGCTAGTACTGTTTCCAAACGACTGAAAAAACTGCAAGCTGAAAACCCTCAAAGTCCAGAAATACCTTATTTAAAAGGGCTAGAAACAGCCCTGAGAAAACTTGCATTAACTGATTCCTCTCGTTTCCAACTGTTGCTTAAACAACTGCAAGAAATTGGCTGGAATGGGCAAGAGCGTTGTCCGCGTGTTTTGATTTTTACCGAGTATATAGAAACTCAGAAGGCGTTAACTGCTGCGATCGCTCAAGCATTTAATCTCAAACACAGCGACAAATTTGAAGACCAACCGCATCAAGCGATCGCTTCCATTAGTGGGGCTTTTCCAGATGTGCATTTAATGGCAGCAGTAGAAGCTTTTGGGACAAAATCTTCACCTGTGCGGATGATGATTGCCACCGATGTAGCATCCGAGGGAATTAACCTGCATCACCAATGCCATCACGTTATTCACTATGACTTACCCTGGTCGATTATCACCCTAATTCAACGCAACGGGCGAGTTGACCGCATTGGGCAAACCGAAACGTCAATTCTTCGTTATTTGATGGTTGAGACGAAAAACGGATTGCTAAAGGGAGATTCAGCTATTTTTGAACGGCTGATAGGCAAGGTAGAAGAAATTAACCGCAGTACTAGGTCTGGAGAAAGTTTGCTTCAGCTTTATGATCCGCAAAAGGAGGAAGAGTACATTGCCCAACAGGGCTTGTTGAAAGCAGATAGTACTGTATTAGACAAGCGAGTAGGGCAGAGTGCAACTACATCCACAGAAGCCAACGACTTAGAATTAATCATTTCCGCAGGTAATCTCAAGGATGATGATGATTTGGTAGCATTGTTGCTGGGCGGGGAAGAAGCAGGGGGCAGGGGGAGTGATGTTTCCTCTGAAAAAGTGGACTCTGTAGTGGCTAACAATAACAGCCGTATTCGTTTTTACAAAGATTTTGATTTCTTAGTTGCAGCTTACCGTCTATTACAGGAGTCTAATCAGGAATATTTACCCCTGGAAATTGAGGGACGGATGCTTACACTTACAGCACCGCCTGATTTGAAGCGTCGCTTGGGTGCGCCTTCACAGAAAAATGAGATCATTTTTGGTGGAACGGCAATTCCTCAAGAGGCATGGCAGGAAGGCGACCAGTTTCGGCTGACGGACGATGTGGAACGGGTAAAACTGGCAATTACGGCTGCCCGCAATACTTCCGGTTACTGGTCTAAAGAACTGCTGTGTAGTGAAACTCACCCGATTATGCAGTGGCTAGTAGAACGCTTGCTGATGCAGTTTGCACGGGGAGAAGCCCCTATTATCACTTCCAGAGAACTGGAAGAAGGGGAATTAGCATTTTGTTTTATTGGACAAGTGCCTTCAATTGCAGGTACACCGTTAGTTGTGGATTCCCATTCTATCCGCATCCGCCCTGGTGGTCGCTGTGAAATGGCTCCTCTACAGAATACTTTGGCTGCTGCGGGATTTGAACGACTGGCAAATACACAAACCCCAGCGCGAGTTACGGCGGCTGAACTGTTAATTCCTGCGGCAGTAGAAGCTAGTTTAGAACATTTGCGATCGCTCGAAAAACAGCGTCAGGAAAAGGTGAAACCTCTACTGCAACAAGAAGAACAACGGCTCCAACAGTGGAGTCAGAAACGGCGAGAAATTATTGACCAGCACCTTGCAGAAATTGACCCCAACAGTGCCTCGGCTAAACGCTTGCAACGAGAGCGCGACGAAATGGACAAATATCTCAAAGACCGTCAGCAACATTGGCGCGATATGCACTTACTACCAGGGGAATCGCCCATTACTCGGTTAGTTTTGGTTATCGAAGGAGTGAAATAA
- a CDS encoding helix-turn-helix domain-containing protein: MAEKKISNKELAELSGIHPTSISKLKNADEIEQISGRVLNSLCNGLTKAYQAAGDNRIITPGDLFDYTFDHDGDPTTGDIQSKGLQKAENEQLSNPGKPAIPNTQVLWLTPNKEAS; encoded by the coding sequence ATGGCAGAGAAGAAAATCAGCAATAAAGAACTTGCTGAACTTTCGGGTATCCACCCAACGTCCATTTCAAAACTGAAAAACGCTGATGAAATTGAACAGATCAGTGGGAGAGTTTTAAACAGTTTATGTAATGGTTTAACAAAGGCGTATCAAGCCGCAGGTGATAACCGAATAATTACACCTGGGGATTTGTTTGACTACACTTTTGATCATGATGGCGACCCTACAACTGGGGATATTCAATCAAAAGGTTTACAAAAAGCCGAAAATGAGCAATTATCTAATCCTGGTAAACCAGCTATACCTAATACTCAGGTATTATGGTTAACACCTAATAAGGAGGCATCATAA